Within Candidatus Francisella endociliophora, the genomic segment GCTTTGTTGTAGTTTGCTGACCAGTCTCTTAGAGCTTCATTACAAGCATCTTTAAGAGTTGCTGATCCACTATGCACAGGAATTACTTCTGCACCCATTAATCTCATTCTAAAGACATTTGGACTCTGTCTTTCGACATCTTTTGCTCCCATGTAGACTTTACATTTTAGATCTAATAGAGCACAAGCTAGAGCTGTTGCGACACCGTGTTGTCCAGCTCCTGTTTCAGCTATAATTTCTTTTTTACCCATTCTTTTTGCAAGTAGAGCTTGTCCAAGCACTTGATTCGTCTTATGAGCACCGCCGTGCAATAAGTCTTCTCGTTTTAGATATAGTTTAGTTTTTGTATTTTTGACTATATTTCTCGTTTTTGTAAGAGCTGTTGGACGACCGGCATATTCCTCCAAAAGCTCTTTAAATTCTTTTTTAAAGTCATCATCAGATTGAGCCTTTATAAATTCCTGCTCTAGTTGTTCAAGAGCGGGTACAAGTATTTGTGGTACAAATTGACCACCAAACTCACCAAAATAAGCATTTAGTTTTGACATTTAAATACTATGATTAAATTTTAATGTGTCTATTATCGCTAATATTTGAGCTAAAGGCTAGAGTTGGTTGCTAATCAGTAGTTTTTATAACAAAGTTGTATGTATAATGAATATATTCACAATTTTGATTGTTTAAGTATGAAAATTAGTAAGTTATTAGTATCTGGTGGGATTCATGGAAATGAGTACACAGGAGTTTATATTGTTAATCGTATGAAAAAATATCCACTAAAGACTAAATCTTTAAAAATTATACCTTTGTTAGCGAATCCAGAAGCTTTTAGATTAAGTAGAAGATATAAAGATCAGGATTTAAACCGCTCTTTTTCAACGCAAGATTTACATAACTCTTCACTAAGTAGTTATGAAAATCAACGAGCAAGAGAAATCTACCAACTATATGGAGCTGAATCTGAATCACCAGTTGATTTTTTAGTTGACTTACATACGACTACCTCAAATCTTGGTAAAACTGTTATTACTGATGGGAAAAGTCCATTAGTAAATAAGCTATGTGCATACTTGGTTGAGCAAGTAGACGGTCTTAAAGTGATTAAGCATGAGAATATTACTAGTGTAGCAATGAATAATATTGTTCCAATGTCTTTAACTATTGAGATAGGAGCTGTAAGCACAAGTATTTATGACCCTAATACTATTAATGTAACTACAGAGATTGTTAACAAAATAATAGAGTTTATTGAGCAATCAAACTGTGATAATGCTCCAGAAGTCAAAGGATGCAAAGCTTATGAGCCAGTTAAGACTATTAGTTATCCAAGAGATAATGATGGAAATATTAATGCTGTAATTCATAAGAATCTCCAAGGCAAAGATTTTCAAGCTCTTAATTATAACGATCCTATTTTTGAATTAATGGATGGCAACGATAAGTTCTTAGATGTTCCTGGTAGATGGTATCCTATATTTATAAATGAGTCTGCATATTATGAAAAAGATATTGCATTCTACCTTACAAAAGAAGTCGATCTTTAGCTTATAAAAGATGTATTTTTTAAGCTAAGGCTCCTGATTTAATCATACCTACAGCTATAGACATTAGAATTACAGCCATTAGTTTGTTAATTATTTCAACACTACTGTTTGGCAGTAGTTGAATCATTTTCTTTGAAAAAATCAATAAAACAGCTATTAATCCTGATATTATAAAGACTTCTATACTTTGATATAGTTTGTATATTGTAGCTTCATAGTCTTTAGAAAATATTATAATTAAACTTAGTGCTCCAGCCCCAATAGTTATTGGAAAGCTAAAGGGTACAATGGCAAAATCAGAATTTGAAGAGCTTGTTTTGATTTTACCTTCGTATAGTAGGGTAAAGCCGTTATAGAAAATAATGATTCCTCCAGCAACTTTAAAATCATCAATACTTATCCCAAAAAGGTTTAGCAAATCAATACCAAGCCATACGGCTGCTAACATTATTACAGCAATTGTAATACTTGCTATTATAGCTTTTTTAAGGTGTTCTCTGTTATCAAGCTCTTGAGCTAACTGGTTAAATATAAATACCTTTGAAATAGGGTTTATAATTATAAATAATCCAAGTAAATGCTTTAAGAAAATAGTTGTCACAATAGCTAACAAATAAATTGAGTATGGGTATATATTATAAAAATTATAGAGTTTGTCAAAACAAGAGATTATTTTAAGTCATATATTTCAGAAAACTTAGTTTCTAAGTAATTAACGTAATACTTAGCATTTAGCTGTTCACCACACATATTATATACAATCTCATTAGCAGGCTTTAGGCTACCGTGTTGATGAATATTTTTAGTTAAGAACTCTAATATAGGTTGTAGTTTATTTTTTTGGATTGAGCTATTTACATCGAACTCTTTATCCATATAGTGGAATATTTGTGAAGCATAAGCGCTGCCAAGAGCATAAGTTGGAAAGTAGCCAAATAATCCGGCAGCCCAATGTACATCTTGTAGTATGCCTTCAGCAAAATCTTTAGGAACAATACCTAGATATTTTTCATATTTATCATTCCAAAGTTTAGGTAAATTTTTGATAGCTATATCATTTTCAAATATTTCTTTTTCTACTTCAAAGCGAACTAAGATATGAAGAGAATATGTTAGTTCATCTGCTTCTACACGAATTAGACTAGGACTAACTTTATTGATAGCTTTATAAAACTCTTCTTCACTAGTCTTTGTAAGATTTTCAGTAAATAAACTTTGTAACTCACTATAATTGCTATTCCAAAAAGCTCTATTTTTACCAACTAGATTTTCATAGAAACGAGATTGCGATTCATGTATTCCTAAGCTAACTCCTGTACCAAGTATTGAGTCGTAAATATCATCACCAATATTCTGCTCATACATTGCATGTCCAGTTTCATGGATTGTGCTAAATAAGGAAGATGTAAATAAATCTTCAATATAACGAGTAGTCATTCTGACATCGTATTTGTTGAAATTTAAGGTGAAAGGATGGGCACTTTCTTTTAAAAGACCACTGTCAAAATCAAAGCCTAGTTGCTTAGCAATTTTGTTAGAATACTGTTTCTGTTTTTCTATATTATATGGTTTATCAATACAGCTAGTATCGACTTGTTTTGCTTGCTTTATTTTTTCTAATAGAGGTACTATTTTTTCTTTTAAGCTGTCAAAAAAAGGTTCTAGTTTTGCGACAGTCATACCTTCTTCATACTCATCAAGAAGTACATCGTAAGGGTGTTCTTTGTAACCAACTTTTTCTACATATTTTTTTTGGTAATTGATGATCTTTTCTAGGTATGGTGTAAACTGTTCAAAATCATTATTTTTTCGAGCTTCTGTCCAAATATTCTGAGCTTGAGATAAAAGTTTGTTATATGCAACATATTCATCTTTAGGAATTTTGCTAAGCTTATCTCTTTCTTTAGTTGTTAGATAAACTATTCTTTTGTTAATCTCATCAAGTTCAGAAAGGTTTTTATTTAGATAATCTAAACTTTTATTTACGTCATCACTGTTTGTTATTTCATATACTTTTTCACTAAAAAAACCAATAACATCAGAAGTTGTATTAATGGAGTTTTTAGGAGCCTCTGTTTCAAGGTCCCAATGCATTAGAGATATTGCGTGATTAAATTTCTTCTTTTGAGATAGGTTGTTCAGTAGTTTCTGGAGCTGGTTTTTGATTTCGCTCATTTTTTTCTTTTGCTTGCTGTTTTCTTTCATTAGAAATAGTTCGTCTTAATAGGGTATCATATATTGGTTTTTGATGATGAATATATGTTAGCATTGACGCACTAAAGCAAGTTATCATAAGGGGTAGTAGTAAGTGATAATTCCAAGTCATTTCGACCACAAGAACAATCCCTGTTAGAGGAGCTCCTACTGTAGCTGTAAATAGAGCACTCATTCCTGCAACAGCAAATACTCCGGCTTCAATATTATATTCAGGGAATAGTTGTGTTACTGCTAAGCCATAAGCAAGTCCAAAAACTGTACCAAGGGCGATCATTGGAGCAAATATTCCACCGGTGACTCCTGTACCATAAGAGAAAATTACTCCGGCAAAGCGAAGAGCAAAAAGTACAAGTAGCATTTTTATAGATAGGTTATAGTCAAGAGAATTTGCGATGACTATATAACCACCACCAACAGCATTTGGTGATATTACAACTCCAGTACCAAAGATTACACAAACAATGATAACTAGAGTCCAGTATCTTTTCCTAGAGCCTTCAGAGAAAAAATTTGCAACACGGATTAAAGCTTTATTGAAGAATAGCCCAAAGTACCCAAATACAAGGCCTAGAACCATAAATAGCCAAAGTGTATTTTGCGGTACAGAACTAAATGTTTCTACTCTTATTGCAGGGGGGTTGCCCATGATAGATCTAGAAACAACAATACTCATAATACAAGCTATAATGACACACTTAATTGCTGAGACACTAAATCTGAACTTTCTATTCATTTCTTCTATTACGAAGATAATACCAGATAAAGGAGTATTAAATGCTGCTGCAAGACCAGCACCAGCACCAGCTGATATTACAGCATTAGCGTACTTCTTCGTTAGCTTAAACCTATCAATGAAAAATTGAGCTAAAGCTGCTGCCATGTGAATAGATGGGCCTTCTTTCCCTAAGCTAAGACCAGATCCTAATGAAAAAAGACCACTGACGAACTTAACAGGAACAACTCTTTTACGTAGCTTTCGACAGCCTTTTAATGCACCCTCAACTTCTTGTATACCACTACCACCAGCTTCTTTTGCAAATCTTCGAACTATAAATATTGAGATAAGTACCATCGCTATGGTTATTGTTATAGATATTGCAACTTGTACAAAGATATTTCCACCACTAAAGGTGAAAAGCCATTTTTTTAGGTAAGAGATGTAATCTAAAATAAGCTGAAAAGCAGTCGCTAAAAGCCCTATCATAGTACCTAGTAGGGCGCCAGATAGCACCAACACCCAAATATGTCTATTATTCTTATAGTATGTGTCTAATACTTTATTACTCATAACATATAGATGTGGCTAACCTGATAAAACAGATTATACCTTTTTAGTAATATTAAAAAAGAGAAAATTGACTTAAATTAAAATATTTGCTATTTAA encodes:
- a CDS encoding aspartoacylase codes for the protein MKISKLLVSGGIHGNEYTGVYIVNRMKKYPLKTKSLKIIPLLANPEAFRLSRRYKDQDLNRSFSTQDLHNSSLSSYENQRAREIYQLYGAESESPVDFLVDLHTTTSNLGKTVITDGKSPLVNKLCAYLVEQVDGLKVIKHENITSVAMNNIVPMSLTIEIGAVSTSIYDPNTINVTTEIVNKIIEFIEQSNCDNAPEVKGCKAYEPVKTISYPRDNDGNINAVIHKNLQGKDFQALNYNDPIFELMDGNDKFLDVPGRWYPIFINESAYYEKDIAFYLTKEVDL
- a CDS encoding MarC family protein, translated to MTTIFLKHLLGLFIIINPISKVFIFNQLAQELDNREHLKKAIIASITIAVIMLAAVWLGIDLLNLFGISIDDFKVAGGIIIFYNGFTLLYEGKIKTSSSNSDFAIVPFSFPITIGAGALSLIIIFSKDYEATIYKLYQSIEVFIISGLIAVLLIFSKKMIQLLPNSSVEIINKLMAVILMSIAVGMIKSGALA
- a CDS encoding carboxypeptidase M32, translating into MSEIKNQLQKLLNNLSQKKKFNHAISLMHWDLETEAPKNSINTTSDVIGFFSEKVYEITNSDDVNKSLDYLNKNLSELDEINKRIVYLTTKERDKLSKIPKDEYVAYNKLLSQAQNIWTEARKNNDFEQFTPYLEKIINYQKKYVEKVGYKEHPYDVLLDEYEEGMTVAKLEPFFDSLKEKIVPLLEKIKQAKQVDTSCIDKPYNIEKQKQYSNKIAKQLGFDFDSGLLKESAHPFTLNFNKYDVRMTTRYIEDLFTSSLFSTIHETGHAMYEQNIGDDIYDSILGTGVSLGIHESQSRFYENLVGKNRAFWNSNYSELQSLFTENLTKTSEEEFYKAINKVSPSLIRVEADELTYSLHILVRFEVEKEIFENDIAIKNLPKLWNDKYEKYLGIVPKDFAEGILQDVHWAAGLFGYFPTYALGSAYASQIFHYMDKEFDVNSSIQKNKLQPILEFLTKNIHQHGSLKPANEIVYNMCGEQLNAKYYVNYLETKFSEIYDLK
- the clcA gene encoding H(+)/Cl(-) exchange transporter ClcA gives rise to the protein MSNKVLDTYYKNNRHIWVLVLSGALLGTMIGLLATAFQLILDYISYLKKWLFTFSGGNIFVQVAISITITIAMVLISIFIVRRFAKEAGGSGIQEVEGALKGCRKLRKRVVPVKFVSGLFSLGSGLSLGKEGPSIHMAAALAQFFIDRFKLTKKYANAVISAGAGAGLAAAFNTPLSGIIFVIEEMNRKFRFSVSAIKCVIIACIMSIVVSRSIMGNPPAIRVETFSSVPQNTLWLFMVLGLVFGYFGLFFNKALIRVANFFSEGSRKRYWTLVIIVCVIFGTGVVISPNAVGGGYIVIANSLDYNLSIKMLLVLFALRFAGVIFSYGTGVTGGIFAPMIALGTVFGLAYGLAVTQLFPEYNIEAGVFAVAGMSALFTATVGAPLTGIVLVVEMTWNYHLLLPLMITCFSASMLTYIHHQKPIYDTLLRRTISNERKQQAKEKNERNQKPAPETTEQPISKEEI